In Microbacterium laevaniformans, a single window of DNA contains:
- a CDS encoding DUF427 domain-containing protein: protein MPRLPASIRPHVPGPGQESVWDYPRPPRVEPVSVRVTIRLGGQLIADTHDAVRVLETSHPPVYYLPIADLAPGSLVDAEGSSFCEFKGAARYLDVVGGGITRAQAAWNYPHPAPGYAALSDRVAVYAAAMDACTVDGEVVTPQPGGFYGGWITANVLGPYKGIPGSMGW from the coding sequence GTGCCTCGCCTTCCCGCATCGATCCGCCCCCACGTTCCCGGCCCCGGACAGGAGTCGGTCTGGGACTATCCGCGCCCGCCGCGCGTCGAGCCGGTGTCCGTGCGTGTGACCATCCGTCTCGGCGGCCAGCTCATCGCCGACACCCACGATGCCGTGCGCGTGCTCGAGACGAGCCACCCGCCCGTCTACTACCTTCCGATCGCCGACCTCGCGCCGGGCTCCCTCGTGGATGCCGAGGGGTCGTCGTTCTGCGAGTTCAAGGGCGCCGCGCGCTATCTCGACGTGGTCGGCGGTGGCATCACGCGGGCACAGGCCGCGTGGAACTATCCGCATCCCGCGCCGGGGTACGCGGCGCTGAGCGACCGGGTGGCGGTCTACGCCGCCGCGATGGACGCGTGCACGGTCGATGGGGAAGTCGTCACGCCGCAGCCGGGTGGCTTCTACGGCGGCTGGATCACGGCGAACGTGCTCGGCCCGTACAAGGGCATCCCGGGTTCGATGGGGTGGTGA